A single window of Usitatibacter rugosus DNA harbors:
- the thiS gene encoding sulfur carrier protein ThiS has protein sequence MMQPIKVTVNGSPREFAAALTFEQFLHELSLAGKRLAIEVNGEIVPRSRFPEARLSDGDRIEVVVAVGGG, from the coding sequence ATGATGCAACCGATCAAAGTCACCGTGAACGGCAGCCCGCGCGAGTTCGCCGCGGCGCTCACGTTCGAACAGTTCCTCCATGAGCTCTCCCTGGCCGGCAAGCGCCTCGCGATCGAGGTGAACGGCGAGATCGTCCCGCGCAGCCGCTTCCCGGAAGCGCGCCTCTCCGATGGCGACCGCATCGAGGTCGTGGTCGCCGTGGGCGGAGGCTGA
- a CDS encoding LytR/AlgR family response regulator transcription factor, with amino-acid sequence MTRALIADDELALAEYLRTRLAALWPELEILPLAANGLDALRALENDEPEVAFLDIRMPGLTGLEVASRGAGGTHVVFVTAYDQYAVEAFDRDAVDYLLKPVTDERLGKCLERLRRKLANDEPAPGLNDVLGKIASALPNLQGAGKLRWVRALKGEVVHQIAVDEVLYFQASDKYTCVVTREGESLIRLPLAELAGQLDADVFWQVHRSTIVNMNAVASTRRDLSGRAFVMLKDGKTELTVSRAYAHLFKQM; translated from the coding sequence ATGACACGCGCCCTCATCGCCGACGACGAGCTCGCCCTCGCCGAATACCTTCGCACCCGCCTCGCCGCGCTCTGGCCCGAGCTCGAGATCCTGCCGCTCGCCGCCAACGGACTGGATGCGCTGCGCGCCCTCGAGAACGACGAGCCCGAGGTGGCCTTCCTCGACATCCGCATGCCGGGCCTCACCGGCCTCGAGGTCGCGAGCCGCGGCGCGGGCGGCACGCACGTTGTATTCGTCACCGCCTACGACCAGTACGCGGTCGAGGCCTTCGACCGCGATGCCGTGGACTATTTGCTGAAGCCGGTCACCGACGAGCGCCTCGGCAAGTGCCTCGAGCGCCTGCGCAGGAAGCTCGCGAACGACGAGCCCGCGCCTGGCTTGAATGACGTGCTGGGGAAGATCGCGAGCGCGCTGCCGAACCTGCAGGGAGCGGGGAAGCTGCGGTGGGTGCGCGCGCTGAAGGGCGAGGTCGTGCACCAGATCGCGGTGGACGAGGTGCTCTACTTCCAGGCCTCCGACAAGTACACGTGCGTGGTGACGCGCGAGGGCGAGTCGCTGATCCGCCTGCCGCTCGCCGAGCTCGCAGGCCAGCTCGACGCCGACGTCTTCTGGCAGGTGCATCGCAGCACCATCGTCAACATGAACGCCGTCGCCTCCACGCGCCGCGATCTCTCCGGACGAGCCTTTGTGATGCTGAAGGACGGCAAGACCGAGCTCACCGTGAGCCGCGCGTACGCGCACCTCTTCAAGCAGATGTAG
- a CDS encoding PP2C family protein-serine/threonine phosphatase, with translation MRFTIFQDSHTGDRSGNEDRVGYSYSRNVLLLVIADGMGGHMKGELAAEIAVTEVTRRFQQEARNRLKKPQEFLVSAINSAHRAIVAQAVEENLLESPRTTCVACIVQGSSAHWAWAGDSRLYVLRNGKLAAQTTDHSRVQQMIDAGAITVEQAARHPDRNKIYSCLGGVVPPQIGVAREFKLEQGDTIMLSTDGFWAQIPATLIGTLLRKQDIVGLMPGLITEAHRRAMGESDNISVVAMTWENQEDENVSDTTQMLGDEQFTTSSNTQDLDIPGGPAGDDVTEEDIEKAIAEIQSAIKKVPR, from the coding sequence ATGCGCTTCACGATTTTCCAGGACAGCCATACCGGCGACCGCAGCGGCAACGAGGACCGCGTCGGCTATTCGTACAGCCGGAACGTGCTCCTGTTGGTGATCGCCGACGGCATGGGCGGCCACATGAAGGGCGAGCTCGCCGCCGAGATCGCCGTGACGGAGGTCACCCGCCGCTTCCAGCAGGAGGCGCGCAACCGCCTGAAGAAGCCGCAGGAATTCCTCGTCTCGGCCATCAACTCCGCTCACCGCGCGATCGTGGCGCAGGCGGTGGAAGAGAACCTGCTGGAGAGCCCGCGCACCACGTGTGTCGCGTGCATCGTGCAGGGCAGCAGCGCGCACTGGGCCTGGGCGGGCGATTCGCGCCTGTACGTGCTTCGCAACGGCAAGCTCGCCGCGCAGACCACGGACCATTCGCGCGTGCAGCAGATGATCGACGCGGGCGCAATCACCGTGGAACAAGCCGCGCGCCATCCCGACCGCAACAAGATCTACTCCTGCCTGGGCGGCGTGGTGCCGCCGCAGATCGGCGTGGCCCGCGAGTTCAAGCTCGAGCAGGGCGACACGATCATGCTGTCCACCGACGGCTTCTGGGCGCAGATCCCGGCCACGCTGATCGGCACGCTGCTGCGCAAGCAGGACATCGTGGGCCTCATGCCCGGGCTCATCACGGAGGCGCATCGCCGCGCCATGGGCGAGTCGGACAACATCTCCGTCGTCGCGATGACCTGGGAGAACCAGGAAGACGAGAACGTGAGCGATACCACGCAGATGCTGGGCGACGAGCAGTTCACGACCTCCAGCAACACGCAGGACCTGGATATTCCCGGCGGCCCCGCAGGTGACGACGTGACCGAAGAAGACATCGAGAAGGCGATCGCCGAGATCCAGAGCGCGATCAAGAAGGTGCCGCGCTGA
- a CDS encoding serine/threonine protein kinase produces the protein MPQQVNQPLPAGYVLNGYRIEKPLSSGGFSIVYLARDESGTPFAIKEYLPSSLALRSEGVEVDISDENNLSIFRHGLKCFFEEGRALAMISHPNVVRVENFFRANETCYMVMQYVRGRTLQFHIQRNRHEFTEGFIRRLFIHLMNGLREVHTNKLLHLDIKPANIFLAMDGRPVLLDFGAARITLSEEALKLKPMYTAGFAAPEHYRFNPQELGPWADIYSVGATIYTCIAGTPPQAADAREKKDQMIPLKSLARQPYSEDLYAITNECLALDYMQRPQTAFDLQKRLMEEPVEEKKSSFFDTLSKPVSKLFSR, from the coding sequence ATGCCCCAGCAGGTCAACCAGCCGCTTCCCGCCGGCTATGTGCTGAACGGCTATCGGATCGAGAAGCCCCTCTCCTCCGGGGGCTTCAGCATCGTCTATCTCGCCCGCGACGAGTCGGGCACGCCCTTCGCGATCAAGGAGTACCTGCCGTCGTCGCTGGCGCTTCGCAGCGAGGGCGTCGAGGTCGACATCTCCGACGAGAACAACCTCTCGATCTTCCGCCACGGCCTCAAGTGCTTCTTCGAGGAGGGCCGCGCGCTCGCGATGATCTCGCACCCGAACGTGGTGCGCGTGGAGAACTTCTTCCGCGCCAACGAGACCTGCTACATGGTCATGCAGTACGTGCGCGGGCGCACGCTGCAGTTCCACATCCAGAGGAACCGCCACGAGTTCACCGAGGGCTTCATCCGCCGCCTCTTCATCCACCTGATGAATGGCCTGCGCGAGGTGCACACCAACAAGCTGCTGCACCTGGATATCAAGCCCGCCAACATCTTCCTCGCCATGGACGGCCGCCCGGTGCTGCTGGATTTCGGCGCGGCCCGCATCACCCTCTCCGAGGAGGCGCTGAAGCTGAAGCCCATGTACACGGCGGGCTTCGCGGCCCCCGAGCACTACCGCTTCAACCCGCAGGAGCTGGGCCCGTGGGCGGACATCTACTCCGTGGGCGCCACGATCTACACCTGCATCGCCGGCACGCCGCCCCAGGCCGCCGACGCGCGCGAGAAGAAAGACCAGATGATCCCGTTGAAGTCCCTCGCGCGGCAGCCGTACTCCGAGGACCTGTACGCCATCACCAACGAGTGCCTGGCACTCGACTACATGCAGCGCCCGCAAACCGCGTTCGACCTGCAGAAGCGCCTGATGGAAGAGCCGGTGGAGGAGAAGAAGTCGAGCTTCTTCGACACGCTCAGCAAGCCCGTGTCCAAGCTCTTCTCGCGGTAA
- the rpoZ gene encoding DNA-directed RNA polymerase subunit omega translates to MARITVDDCIKFLPNRFELTLAATNRARQIALGATPLVEPNKDKPTVIALREIAAGKVGRELLNPPAPTPPVL, encoded by the coding sequence ATGGCCCGCATCACCGTCGACGACTGCATCAAGTTCCTCCCGAACCGCTTCGAGCTCACGCTTGCCGCCACGAATCGCGCGCGCCAGATCGCGCTCGGCGCGACGCCGCTCGTGGAGCCCAACAAGGACAAGCCCACCGTGATCGCGCTGCGCGAGATCGCCGCGGGCAAAGTGGGCCGCGAGCTCCTCAATCCGCCGGCGCCCACCCCTCCGGTGCTTTGA
- a CDS encoding thiazole synthase — MAATERLVIAGKAYDSRLLVGTGKYQDFDETRRAIEASGANIVTVAIRRTNIGQKAGEPNLLDAIPPSRFTILPNTAGCYTADDAVRTLRLARELLDGHSLVKLEVLGDPKTLFPNMPETLAAAKTLVAEGFQVMAYCSDDPILTLQLEELGCVAVMPLASLIGSGMGIVNPWNLQIILDRAKVPVLVDAGIGTASDAAIAMELGCDGVLMNTAIALAKDPVRMARAMKLAVEAGREAFLAGRMAKKPYEASPSSPTSGMIENQGVRPLYSTGNKGV, encoded by the coding sequence ATGGCCGCTACCGAACGTCTCGTCATCGCGGGCAAGGCCTACGACTCGCGCCTGCTCGTCGGCACCGGCAAGTACCAGGACTTCGACGAAACCAGGCGCGCGATCGAAGCATCGGGCGCGAACATCGTCACCGTAGCGATCCGCCGCACGAACATCGGGCAGAAGGCGGGCGAGCCGAACCTGCTCGACGCGATCCCGCCCTCGCGCTTTACGATCCTCCCCAACACCGCCGGCTGCTACACGGCGGATGACGCGGTGCGCACCCTACGCCTTGCGCGCGAGCTCCTCGACGGCCACTCGCTGGTGAAGCTCGAGGTGCTGGGCGACCCGAAGACGCTCTTCCCCAACATGCCGGAGACGCTCGCCGCGGCGAAGACGCTCGTGGCCGAAGGCTTCCAGGTGATGGCCTACTGCAGCGACGATCCGATCCTCACCCTGCAGCTCGAGGAGCTGGGCTGCGTTGCCGTGATGCCGCTCGCCTCGCTGATCGGCTCGGGCATGGGCATCGTGAATCCGTGGAACCTGCAGATCATCCTCGACCGCGCGAAGGTCCCGGTGCTCGTCGATGCCGGCATCGGCACCGCGTCGGATGCGGCGATCGCGATGGAGCTGGGCTGCGACGGCGTGCTGATGAACACCGCGATCGCGCTCGCGAAGGATCCGGTGCGCATGGCCCGGGCGATGAAGCTCGCGGTGGAAGCGGGGCGGGAGGCCTTCCTCGCCGGCCGCATGGCGAAGAAGCCCTACGAGGCGAGCCCGAGCTCGCCGACTTCTGGAATGATCGAAAATCAGGGGGTCAGACCCCTTTATTCGACAGGGAATAAAGGGGTCTGA
- a CDS encoding outer membrane beta-barrel protein, translated as MTPRKLFLALFIASVCPAAMGDYMAMLKPPPSALLPGGMGVYAFGSPVFVAPAPSLSDPGFRLKLGYQATRHLAVEGDFVDFGRPGSANPFASPADLASAFRSTGFGVSAVASLPIWNRFSLYGRFGLYRGEARPVFAPYATSLMADSARGTRMRYGLGMSYDITKAFGLRADFERFSSLGHPLPTESDGDQVSVGVQWRF; from the coding sequence ATGACCCCCCGGAAGCTCTTCCTGGCGCTTTTCATCGCTTCGGTTTGCCCCGCGGCGATGGGCGATTACATGGCGATGCTGAAGCCGCCGCCCTCGGCGCTGCTGCCCGGCGGGATGGGCGTCTACGCCTTCGGCTCTCCGGTTTTCGTGGCCCCGGCGCCGAGTCTTTCCGATCCGGGGTTCCGCCTCAAGCTGGGCTACCAGGCCACGCGGCACCTGGCCGTGGAAGGCGATTTCGTCGATTTCGGCCGCCCGGGCTCGGCCAACCCCTTCGCAAGCCCGGCGGATCTCGCCTCGGCCTTCCGCAGCACGGGCTTCGGCGTGAGCGCGGTCGCTTCGCTGCCGATCTGGAACCGCTTCTCGCTCTATGGCCGCTTCGGCCTGTATCGCGGGGAGGCGCGGCCCGTGTTCGCGCCGTATGCGACCTCGCTGATGGCCGATTCCGCGCGCGGCACGCGCATGCGCTACGGCCTGGGCATGAGCTACGACATCACCAAGGCCTTCGGGCTGCGCGCCGACTTCGAGCGCTTCTCGTCGCTCGGCCACCCGCTCCCCACGGAATCGGACGGCGACCAGGTCTCGGTCGGCGTTCAATGGCGCTTCTAG
- the rph gene encoding ribonuclease PH, with amino-acid sequence MARAGRAAAELRPIRFHRKFTMHAEGSVLVEFGNTHVLCTASVEEKVPGFLKGKGSGWVTAEYGMLPRATNTRGSREAATGKQTGRTHEIQRLIGRSLRAVTDLSALGERQISIDCDVLQADGGTRCASITGAMVALADACAWLRAKGSLTRDPLRDFVAAVSVGVVGGETLLDLDYLEDSGCDTDMNVVMTGSGRFVEVQGTAEGEPFTREQATQLLDMAGAGIAKLVALQREALARPPGTP; translated from the coding sequence ATGGCGCGCGCGGGCCGCGCGGCGGCGGAGCTCCGGCCGATCCGTTTCCACCGCAAGTTCACCATGCATGCCGAGGGCTCGGTGCTGGTGGAGTTCGGCAATACGCATGTGCTCTGCACCGCGAGCGTCGAGGAGAAGGTGCCGGGCTTCCTCAAGGGCAAGGGCAGCGGCTGGGTGACGGCCGAGTACGGCATGCTGCCGCGCGCCACGAACACGCGAGGATCGCGCGAGGCCGCCACCGGCAAGCAGACGGGGCGCACGCACGAGATCCAGCGGCTCATCGGCCGCAGCCTCCGCGCCGTGACCGACCTCTCCGCCCTGGGCGAGCGGCAGATCTCCATCGACTGCGACGTGCTGCAGGCGGATGGGGGCACGCGCTGCGCCTCGATCACCGGCGCGATGGTGGCGCTGGCCGACGCCTGCGCGTGGCTCCGCGCCAAGGGATCGCTCACGCGCGACCCGTTGCGCGATTTCGTCGCCGCCGTCTCGGTGGGCGTGGTGGGCGGCGAGACGCTGCTCGACCTCGACTACCTCGAGGATTCAGGCTGCGACACCGACATGAATGTCGTGATGACCGGCTCGGGCCGCTTCGTCGAGGTGCAGGGGACCGCCGAGGGCGAGCCCTTCACGCGCGAGCAGGCCACGCAGCTGCTCGACATGGCGGGAGCGGGCATCGCGAAGCTGGTCGCGCTGCAGCGCGAGGCGCTCGCGCGGCCACCGGGCACGCCGTGA
- the hemW gene encoding radical SAM family heme chaperone HemW: MASSPVALPSRPRFAQLPPLSLYVHIPWCIRKCPYCDFNSHEKKGELPEAQYVDALIADLEASLPDVYGRKLTTVFIGGGTPSLFAPASIERLLTAVRTRIPFEFEAEVTMEANPGTFEAARFRGYRDAGVTRLSIGVQSFDDAHLQAIGRVHGAAEAKRAVESALATYDTVNVDLMYALPGQSLEGALADVAQAVALGAPHISAYHLTLEPNTLFHRYPPKLPDDDLAADMQLAIEAALGGAGYEHYETSAFAKPGHRARHNVNYWTFGDYLGIGAGAHGKLSFRDHVRREARQRAPKAYLEGALAGTAVQERHDVSPAQLPFEFLMNALRLTEGFPVALFSARTGLPIATVERDLAAAERDGLIARDLERVWPTERGRHFLNDLLERFLDDDTAEAATPVAHPINIASLGKPPT; this comes from the coding sequence ATGGCCTCGAGCCCCGTCGCGCTTCCCTCGCGGCCGCGCTTCGCGCAGCTTCCCCCGCTCTCGCTCTACGTCCACATCCCGTGGTGCATCCGGAAGTGCCCGTACTGCGACTTCAACTCGCACGAGAAGAAGGGCGAGCTGCCGGAGGCACAGTACGTCGATGCGCTGATCGCGGACCTCGAGGCGAGCCTGCCCGACGTCTACGGCCGCAAGCTCACGACGGTCTTCATCGGCGGTGGCACGCCCTCGCTCTTCGCGCCGGCGTCGATCGAGCGGCTGCTGACGGCCGTGCGCACGCGCATCCCGTTCGAGTTCGAGGCGGAAGTGACGATGGAAGCGAACCCCGGCACCTTCGAGGCCGCGCGCTTCCGCGGCTATCGCGACGCGGGCGTGACGCGGCTCTCGATCGGCGTGCAGAGCTTCGACGACGCGCACCTGCAGGCGATCGGCCGCGTGCACGGCGCGGCCGAAGCGAAGCGCGCGGTGGAATCCGCGCTCGCCACCTACGACACGGTGAACGTGGACCTCATGTACGCGCTCCCGGGCCAGTCACTCGAGGGCGCGCTCGCCGACGTCGCGCAGGCCGTGGCGCTCGGCGCACCCCACATCTCCGCTTATCACCTCACGCTCGAGCCCAACACGCTCTTCCACCGCTATCCGCCGAAGCTGCCCGACGACGACCTCGCCGCGGACATGCAGCTCGCCATCGAGGCGGCGCTCGGCGGCGCGGGCTACGAGCACTACGAGACCTCGGCCTTCGCGAAGCCCGGCCATCGCGCGCGCCACAACGTGAACTACTGGACCTTCGGCGACTACCTCGGCATCGGCGCGGGAGCGCACGGCAAGCTCTCGTTTCGCGACCACGTGCGGCGCGAGGCGCGGCAGCGCGCACCGAAGGCCTATCTCGAGGGCGCGCTCGCGGGCACGGCCGTCCAGGAGCGCCACGACGTGTCGCCGGCGCAATTGCCGTTCGAGTTCCTCATGAACGCGCTGCGGCTGACCGAGGGCTTTCCCGTCGCGCTCTTTTCGGCGCGCACGGGGCTGCCCATCGCCACGGTGGAACGCGATCTCGCCGCGGCCGAGCGCGATGGCTTGATCGCGCGGGATCTGGAACGCGTGTGGCCGACGGAGCGCGGACGGCACTTCCTCAACGATCTTCTCGAGCGCTTCCTCGACGACGACACGGCCGAGGCCGCGACGCCCGTCGCGCACCCGATCAATATCGCTTCGTTGGGTAAACCCCCGACTTGA
- the trmB gene encoding tRNA (guanosine(46)-N7)-methyltransferase TrmB has protein sequence MTHPPIRSYVLRQGRFSPAQQRAYEALLPRFGVAYRPDALDWPTVFGRAAPVVVEIGSGMGQATAEIAAAHPRTDYLAIEVHAPGVGSLLKMLEEGSLANVRVIQHDAVEVLRNMVPRDSLAGIHIFFPDPWPKKRHHKRRILQPEFAALLAERLAPGGYIHFATDWQEYAEQAHAVLSATQGLTPVSDERGTRPQTRFEQRGLRLGHAVTDMHFTKEKP, from the coding sequence ATGACCCATCCTCCGATCCGCAGCTACGTCCTCCGCCAGGGGCGGTTCTCCCCGGCCCAGCAGCGGGCCTACGAGGCCCTCCTGCCGCGTTTCGGCGTCGCTTACCGCCCGGATGCCCTGGACTGGCCCACCGTCTTCGGGCGCGCCGCCCCGGTGGTCGTGGAGATCGGCTCGGGCATGGGCCAGGCCACGGCCGAGATCGCGGCCGCGCATCCCCGCACGGACTACCTAGCCATCGAGGTCCACGCGCCCGGGGTAGGCAGCCTGCTCAAGATGCTGGAAGAGGGGTCGCTCGCCAACGTGAGGGTCATCCAGCACGACGCGGTGGAAGTATTGAGGAACATGGTCCCCCGCGATTCGCTGGCCGGCATCCACATCTTCTTCCCGGACCCGTGGCCCAAGAAGCGCCACCACAAGCGCCGCATCCTGCAGCCCGAGTTCGCCGCGCTGCTGGCCGAGCGGCTGGCGCCCGGGGGCTACATCCATTTCGCCACCGACTGGCAGGAATACGCCGAGCAGGCCCACGCGGTGCTCTCGGCGACGCAAGGCCTCACGCCGGTGAGCGACGAACGGGGAACGCGTCCGCAAACCCGCTTCGAGCAACGCGGCCTGCGGCTCGGACATGCCGTGACCGACATGCACTTCACCAAGGAAAAGCCATGA
- a CDS encoding YicC/YloC family endoribonuclease, which yields MIASMTGFASSARESAQGQLAIELKTVNHRYLEFQSRIPDELRSLEPAMREAVTARLTRGKVDCRLTFTPKSTGPKSLVPDAQAMKSLQDAAAAVRAHFKDASPLTVSEVLHWPGVLADESLSPDQLRDDVAALFDTALKELNQTRAREGAKLEALLLERLDSMAVLAKDAAPLMPAAVKAFQEKLATKIAEAGAAPTDERLQQEVVLYAARIDVDEELSRLVTHIAEMRRVLAKGGACGKRLDFLCQELNREANTLGSKSVANEMTRIAVELKVLIEQMREQVQNIE from the coding sequence ATGATCGCCAGCATGACCGGCTTCGCGAGCAGCGCCCGCGAAAGCGCGCAGGGCCAGCTCGCCATCGAGCTGAAGACCGTCAACCACCGCTACCTCGAGTTCCAGAGCCGCATCCCGGACGAATTGCGCTCGCTGGAGCCGGCGATGCGCGAGGCGGTCACCGCCCGCCTGACGCGCGGCAAGGTCGATTGCCGCCTCACCTTCACGCCGAAGTCCACGGGCCCGAAGTCGCTGGTTCCCGACGCGCAGGCGATGAAATCCCTGCAGGATGCCGCCGCCGCCGTCCGCGCCCACTTCAAGGACGCCTCGCCGCTGACCGTCTCCGAGGTGCTCCATTGGCCGGGCGTGCTCGCCGACGAGTCGCTCTCCCCGGACCAGCTTCGCGACGACGTGGCCGCGCTCTTCGACACGGCGCTGAAGGAGCTGAACCAGACCCGTGCCCGCGAGGGCGCCAAGCTGGAAGCCCTGCTCCTCGAGCGCCTGGACAGCATGGCGGTGCTCGCCAAGGACGCCGCGCCGCTGATGCCCGCGGCGGTGAAGGCCTTCCAGGAGAAGCTCGCCACCAAGATCGCCGAGGCGGGCGCGGCACCCACCGACGAGCGCCTGCAGCAGGAGGTGGTGCTCTACGCCGCGCGCATCGACGTGGACGAGGAGCTCTCGCGCCTCGTGACCCACATCGCCGAGATGCGCCGCGTGCTCGCCAAGGGCGGCGCCTGCGGCAAGCGCCTGGACTTCCTCTGCCAGGAGCTGAACCGCGAGGCGAACACGCTGGGCTCGAAGTCCGTGGCCAACGAGATGACGCGCATCGCCGTCGAGCTGAAGGTCCTGATCGAGCAGATGCGCGAGCAGGTCCAGAACATCGAATGA
- the gmk gene encoding guanylate kinase, which translates to MSGIGNLFVVVAPSGAGKTTLVGKLLELDPHIRLSVSFTTRAPREGELNGRDYHFVDRPTFEKMIAAGDFLEHASVYGNYYGTSKRWIEQELAGDHDVLLEIDWQGARQVEKIFPNMVGISILPPSLAELRRRLEARGKDAPDVIDKRMASAREEISHVLEFPYIIVNERFEAALSDLQSVVRASRVSRAQQAVRLSKLIDEFR; encoded by the coding sequence ATGAGCGGTATCGGCAACCTGTTCGTCGTCGTGGCCCCCTCCGGCGCGGGCAAGACCACGCTGGTCGGAAAGCTCCTCGAGCTCGACCCGCACATCCGCCTGTCGGTGTCGTTCACGACCCGCGCACCCCGCGAGGGTGAATTGAACGGGCGCGACTACCACTTCGTCGACCGTCCCACGTTCGAAAAGATGATCGCCGCGGGCGATTTCCTCGAGCACGCCAGCGTCTACGGCAACTACTACGGCACGAGCAAGCGCTGGATCGAGCAGGAGCTCGCCGGCGACCACGACGTCCTCCTGGAAATCGACTGGCAGGGCGCGCGCCAGGTCGAGAAGATCTTCCCCAACATGGTGGGAATCTCCATCCTGCCGCCGTCCCTCGCGGAGCTGCGCCGCCGCCTGGAAGCCCGCGGCAAGGACGCTCCGGACGTGATCGACAAACGCATGGCCAGCGCCCGCGAGGAAATATCCCATGTACTTGAATTTCCATATATAATTGTCAATGAGCGCTTCGAGGCAGCGCTTTCCGACCTGCAGTCCGTGGTGCGCGCGTCCCGAGTGTCGCGTGCGCAGCAGGCGGTTCGCCTCTCGAAGCTCATTGACGAGTTCAGGTAA
- a CDS encoding sensor histidine kinase, which produces MTPQVANDDETVARVRAQMAQGTFHPLEIIPFFRRWPCSWQRDLVYTFIWNCLFGLCFYLLNAVFTGRNPGMPAFVIHMIMSNVIGYMIHLLYSLGQVAGLEAIVRRRGSFAKTVYYATIPIVSVMFGFWVMSFHVNLGIKGGGAWNAGIILSVAFSSLVISLTLSAVFFWRERAAVADAVLAREREKSGRIEREAALANLRALQAQIEPHFLFNTLANVTGLIDPDPAKAKHMLESFIRFLRASLAATRAESTTLGAESELIGAFLDVLTVRMGSRLRYSIDIEPGLAGFTLPPMLLQPVVENAIKHGLEPKVDGGEVVVRARREGEQVAIEVADTGMGFAPTTTGGVGLTNLRDRLKLLYGDRASFEIRENRPVGTLITIRLPS; this is translated from the coding sequence ATGACGCCGCAGGTCGCGAACGACGACGAGACCGTAGCGCGGGTGCGGGCCCAGATGGCGCAGGGCACGTTCCATCCGCTCGAGATCATCCCCTTCTTCCGCCGCTGGCCGTGCAGCTGGCAGCGCGACCTCGTCTACACGTTCATCTGGAACTGCCTCTTCGGCCTGTGCTTCTACCTGCTGAACGCCGTTTTCACCGGCCGCAACCCGGGCATGCCCGCGTTCGTGATCCACATGATCATGTCGAACGTGATCGGCTACATGATCCACCTGCTCTACTCGCTCGGGCAGGTCGCGGGGCTCGAAGCGATCGTCCGGCGCAGGGGATCCTTCGCGAAAACGGTCTATTACGCGACGATCCCGATCGTCTCGGTGATGTTCGGCTTCTGGGTAATGTCGTTCCACGTGAATCTCGGCATCAAAGGCGGAGGCGCGTGGAACGCGGGAATCATCCTCTCCGTCGCCTTCAGCAGCCTCGTGATCTCGCTCACGCTCTCCGCCGTGTTCTTCTGGCGCGAGCGCGCCGCCGTGGCCGATGCGGTCCTCGCGCGCGAACGGGAGAAATCCGGGCGCATCGAGCGCGAGGCGGCGCTCGCCAACCTGCGCGCGCTGCAGGCGCAGATCGAGCCGCACTTCCTCTTCAATACCCTCGCCAACGTGACCGGGCTCATCGATCCCGATCCGGCGAAGGCCAAGCACATGCTGGAGAGCTTCATCCGGTTCCTGCGCGCCTCGCTCGCGGCCACGCGCGCGGAGTCCACCACGCTCGGCGCCGAATCGGAGCTGATCGGAGCTTTCCTCGACGTGCTCACCGTGCGCATGGGCTCGCGCTTGCGCTATTCGATCGACATCGAGCCGGGGCTCGCGGGCTTCACATTGCCGCCGATGCTGCTGCAGCCTGTCGTCGAGAACGCGATCAAGCACGGGCTCGAGCCGAAGGTCGACGGCGGCGAGGTCGTCGTGCGCGCCCGGCGCGAAGGCGAGCAGGTCGCGATCGAAGTCGCCGACACCGGCATGGGCTTCGCGCCGACCACGACCGGTGGCGTGGGCCTCACGAACCTGCGCGACCGCCTGAAGCTCCTCTACGGAGACCGCGCCTCGTTCGAGATCCGCGAGAACCGGCCCGTCGGAACCCTCATCACGATCCGCCTGCCTTCATGA
- the rdgB gene encoding RdgB/HAM1 family non-canonical purine NTP pyrophosphatase: MKRVVIASGNPGKLGELTSLLEPLGMDPLAQSIFSVDEIEEPFTTFVENALAKARNASAKAGLPAIADDSGICVATLQGRPGVESAYFAGREGTRAERDRRNNDLLVESLRDAKDRSAFYYCVLVLVNSADDPCPVIADGTWHGEITLKPRGARGFGYDPYFLLPWRGLTAGELYAEEKNRVSHRARAIAALEAKLSALQAHADN; encoded by the coding sequence GTGAAGCGGGTCGTGATCGCGTCGGGCAACCCCGGGAAGCTGGGCGAGCTCACCTCCCTGCTGGAACCGCTGGGCATGGATCCGCTCGCGCAATCGATCTTCAGCGTCGACGAGATCGAGGAGCCGTTCACCACGTTCGTCGAGAACGCGCTCGCCAAGGCCCGCAACGCGAGCGCCAAGGCAGGCCTGCCCGCCATCGCGGACGACTCCGGCATCTGCGTGGCCACGCTCCAGGGGCGCCCCGGCGTGGAGTCGGCGTACTTCGCGGGCCGCGAGGGCACGCGCGCCGAGCGCGACCGCCGCAACAACGACCTGCTGGTCGAGTCGCTGCGCGACGCGAAGGACCGCTCGGCGTTCTACTACTGCGTGCTGGTCCTGGTGAATTCCGCCGACGACCCCTGCCCCGTCATCGCCGACGGCACGTGGCACGGCGAGATCACGCTCAAGCCCCGCGGAGCGCGCGGCTTCGGCTACGACCCGTACTTCCTGCTGCCGTGGCGCGGCCTCACCGCCGGCGAGCTCTACGCCGAGGAGAAGAACCGCGTAAGCCACCGCGCGCGGGCCATCGCGGCGCTCGAAGCCAAGCTCTCCGCCCTCCAGGCGCACGCCGACAACTAG